A genomic window from Flavobacterium hankyongi includes:
- a CDS encoding anthranilate synthase component I family protein, translating to MRTSVLKHISNPNEFKRQLLDWAQQFREIIYLDSNNYPQKYSSYDAVLAVDAFTSIKTDYHNAFEDLKQYQQQTKDWLFGHLSYDLKNDIEKLESSNFDGLHFPDLFFFQPKKLFFLKGNQLEISYLMMCDDELEEDFENIKQYRKLKVKIQKSKVNIEQRISKEKYIEKINTMLSHIYRGDIYEANFCMEFYAENVIIDSNQTFEKLNAISEPPFAVFFKNNQHFLLSASPERYIKKEDSKIISQPIKGTSKRFEENNLDEQSKTELEQNPKERSENIMIVDLVRNDLSHTATKSSVKVEELCGIYTFKQVHQMISTIISEIDNTTSPVEILKTTFPMGSMTGAPKISAMQIIEELEETKRGLYSGAIGYFTPIGDFDFNVVIRSILYNAQEKYISFSVGSAITALSEPEKEYEECLLKARAMHEVLLS from the coding sequence TTGAGAACTTCTGTTTTAAAACATATTTCAAACCCAAACGAATTTAAAAGACAGTTATTAGATTGGGCACAGCAATTCCGTGAAATCATATATTTAGACAGTAACAATTACCCCCAGAAATATTCTTCATACGATGCGGTACTTGCAGTTGATGCGTTTACATCGATTAAAACCGATTATCACAATGCCTTTGAGGACTTAAAACAATATCAACAGCAAACTAAAGATTGGCTATTTGGTCACTTATCATACGATTTAAAAAATGATATTGAAAAACTAGAATCTAGCAATTTTGATGGTTTGCATTTTCCTGATTTGTTTTTCTTTCAGCCCAAAAAACTATTTTTTCTAAAAGGAAATCAATTAGAAATTTCTTATTTGATGATGTGTGATGATGAGTTGGAAGAAGATTTTGAAAATATTAAACAATATCGAAAGTTAAAAGTCAAAATCCAAAAGTCAAAAGTCAATATCGAACAACGTATTTCGAAAGAAAAGTACATTGAAAAAATAAATACAATGTTGTCTCATATTTATCGTGGAGATATTTATGAAGCTAATTTTTGTATGGAATTTTATGCTGAAAATGTCATTATTGATTCTAATCAGACATTTGAAAAATTAAATGCTATATCAGAACCACCTTTTGCAGTATTCTTCAAAAATAATCAGCATTTTTTACTATCGGCTTCTCCCGAAAGATACATTAAAAAAGAGGACTCCAAAATTATTTCGCAACCAATAAAAGGAACCTCTAAACGATTTGAAGAAAACAATTTAGATGAACAATCTAAAACCGAATTAGAACAAAATCCAAAAGAGCGTTCTGAGAATATAATGATTGTCGATTTGGTCCGAAATGATTTATCACATACTGCAACAAAAAGTTCAGTTAAAGTAGAAGAACTATGTGGTATTTATACTTTTAAGCAAGTTCATCAAATGATTTCGACAATCATTTCAGAAATTGACAATACTACCTCTCCTGTAGAAATTTTAAAAACTACATTCCCTATGGGAAGCATGACTGGAGCACCTAAAATTTCGGCAATGCAAATCATTGAAGAACTAGAAGAAACAAAAAGAGGTTTGTACAGCGGAGCCATAGGTTACTTCACTCCTATTGGCGATTTTGACTTTAATGTGGTTATTAGAAGTATTTTATACAATGCTCAAGAAAAATACATTTCTTTCTCAGTTGGTAGTGCTATAACTGCTCTTTCTGAGCCTGAAAAAGAATATGAAGAGTGTCTTTTAAAAGCTAGAGCAATGCATGAAGTACTACTGAGTTAA
- the lpdA gene encoding dihydrolipoyl dehydrogenase codes for MSSFDVVVIGSGPGGYVAAIRCAQLGMKTAIIEKYSTLGGTCLNVGCIPSKALLASSHHYEELQHFADHGIEVSGEVKVNLQKMIDRKQAVVDQTSGGVKFLMDKNNITVFNGVGSFESATSIAITKADGSVEKIEAKNTIIATGSKPSSLPFISIDKERVITSTEALKLPEVPKHLIIIGGGVIGLELGQVYLRLGAQVSVVEFMDRIIPGMDGALSKELTKVLKKQGMKFYTSHKVKEVTRNGNAVVVKADNAKGEEIVLDGDYALVAVGRRPYTDGLNTEKAGVKLTDRGQVEVNDHLQTSVSNIYAIGDVVRGAMLAHKAEEEGVLIAEYLAGQKPHIDYNLIPGVVYTWPEVSAVGKTEEQLKAEGKNYKVGSFPFKALGRARASADNDGFIKILADAATDEVLGIHMIGARAADLIAEAVTAMEFRASAEDISRMSHAHPTFAEAIKEAALDATGKRALHV; via the coding sequence ATGAGTTCATTTGACGTAGTTGTAATTGGTTCAGGTCCTGGCGGATATGTAGCAGCGATTCGTTGTGCCCAATTAGGAATGAAAACTGCCATTATTGAAAAATATTCAACGCTTGGAGGTACATGTTTGAATGTAGGATGTATTCCTTCAAAAGCATTATTAGCCTCTTCACATCATTATGAAGAATTGCAACATTTTGCAGACCACGGAATTGAAGTTTCTGGAGAAGTAAAAGTAAATCTTCAAAAAATGATTGATCGCAAACAAGCAGTTGTAGATCAAACAAGTGGTGGAGTAAAATTCTTAATGGACAAAAATAATATCACTGTTTTTAATGGTGTTGGTTCGTTTGAAAGTGCTACTTCAATAGCAATTACAAAAGCTGATGGCTCTGTAGAAAAAATTGAAGCTAAAAATACAATCATTGCAACTGGTTCAAAACCATCTTCTTTACCATTCATCTCTATTGATAAAGAAAGAGTTATTACTTCTACAGAAGCTTTAAAATTACCAGAAGTTCCTAAACACTTAATCATTATTGGTGGTGGAGTTATTGGCTTAGAATTAGGTCAAGTTTATTTACGTTTAGGAGCACAAGTATCTGTAGTTGAGTTCATGGACAGAATTATTCCAGGAATGGACGGTGCTTTATCAAAAGAATTGACTAAAGTATTGAAAAAACAAGGAATGAAATTCTATACTTCTCACAAAGTAAAAGAAGTTACTCGCAACGGAAATGCAGTTGTTGTAAAAGCAGACAATGCTAAAGGAGAAGAGATTGTTCTTGATGGGGATTATGCTTTAGTAGCTGTAGGTCGTCGTCCTTATACTGATGGTTTAAATACTGAAAAAGCTGGTGTTAAATTAACTGACAGAGGACAAGTTGAAGTAAATGATCATTTACAGACTTCAGTATCAAATATTTATGCAATTGGTGATGTTGTACGTGGTGCAATGTTAGCTCACAAAGCAGAAGAAGAAGGTGTATTGATTGCTGAATATTTAGCAGGTCAAAAACCTCACATCGATTATAACTTAATTCCTGGAGTTGTTTATACTTGGCCAGAAGTTTCTGCAGTTGGTAAAACTGAAGAACAATTAAAAGCTGAAGGTAAAAATTACAAAGTAGGTAGTTTCCCATTCAAAGCTTTAGGTCGTGCTCGTGCAAGTGCTGATAATGATGGTTTCATCAAAATTTTAGCAGATGCTGCTACTGATGAAGTTTTAGGTATTCATATGATTGGAGCTCGTGCTGCCGATTTAATTGCAGAAGCTGTGACAGCAATGGAATTCCGTGCAAGTGCAGAAGATATCTCAAGAATGTCACACGCACACCCAACATTTGCTGAAGCAATCAAAGAAGCAGCTCTTGATGCAACCGGAAAAAGAGCTTTACATGTTTAG
- a CDS encoding S9 family peptidase: MKKYILSFLLIGSVSFAQKLTIEETVTGGRKYAPTTQVAQQWRKNSKSVAYLSADYVNLLEKSATNGWKEATLATKSDFENALKAKITSDEFSVKTFPTSIEWKSTNAFETEVSGKKNNYKVIFDVVYKQITNVISYSNEGEQAKFANNGNVSWLKENNIKITTASGNVIDVTNDTDKGIVNGSDYVHRQEFGIKEGMWWNEAGTQLAYYRKDETMVANYPITNWNEREAINKDIKYPMAGMTSENVTLVVFDVASGKKVTIQTGEPKEQYLTMVSWEPTGKNIFIGILNREQNHLKFNKYDAQTGAFVKTLFEEKASTWVEPQHALIFVPNNPSQFIYQTDFNGYNQMYLYNTDGKLLKNLGFGDVIVKDFLGFDNSASKINYIGTANNGLDRQLYQVDLKSGKTIQLTSISGTHNASVSSDGTMVLDQYSNVTTPNEISILNIKTKMANTTLVKADNPFTGKIDMPKMELVTITSADGKTPLNARIIYPANFDAAKKYPVMVYVYGGSHAQLVTNRWLGGAGYFDYYMAQQGYVVFTLDNRGSDARGKKFCDVNHRQLGVNEMADQMKGVEFLKSKSFVDQDKIGVFGWSFGGFMTTTLMTNQTDTFKVGVAGGPVIDWKYYEIMYGERYMDMPQENPEGYAKASLLDKAKNLKGRLLIIHGAQDPVVVQQNSMNFIESCIKAGKQVDYFLYPNHEHNVAGRDRIHMYAKIADYFDTYLKK, from the coding sequence ATGAAAAAATATATACTTAGTTTTTTATTAATAGGAAGCGTTTCATTTGCACAAAAGCTTACTATCGAAGAAACTGTTACTGGAGGAAGAAAATACGCTCCAACTACTCAAGTAGCTCAACAATGGCGTAAGAATTCTAAATCGGTTGCTTATTTAAGTGCTGATTATGTTAATTTGTTAGAAAAAAGTGCTACGAATGGATGGAAAGAAGCAACTTTGGCTACAAAATCTGATTTTGAAAATGCTTTAAAAGCAAAAATTACTTCAGATGAATTTTCAGTAAAAACTTTTCCAACTTCTATTGAGTGGAAGTCTACTAATGCATTTGAAACAGAGGTTTCAGGTAAAAAAAATAATTATAAGGTCATATTTGATGTTGTTTACAAACAAATCACAAATGTAATTTCTTATTCAAATGAAGGAGAACAAGCAAAGTTTGCTAATAATGGAAATGTATCTTGGTTAAAAGAAAACAATATTAAAATTACTACTGCTTCGGGTAATGTTATAGATGTTACTAATGATACAGATAAAGGTATTGTGAATGGTTCTGATTATGTACACCGTCAGGAATTTGGTATCAAAGAAGGAATGTGGTGGAATGAAGCTGGAACACAATTAGCGTATTACCGTAAAGATGAAACCATGGTTGCTAATTATCCTATAACCAATTGGAACGAACGCGAAGCAATTAATAAGGATATCAAATATCCTATGGCTGGAATGACTAGCGAAAATGTAACTTTAGTGGTTTTTGATGTTGCTTCAGGAAAAAAAGTAACGATTCAAACCGGCGAGCCAAAAGAACAATACTTAACAATGGTTTCTTGGGAACCAACAGGAAAAAACATTTTCATCGGAATTTTAAATCGTGAACAGAATCATTTAAAATTCAATAAGTATGATGCACAAACTGGTGCTTTTGTAAAAACATTATTTGAAGAAAAAGCATCAACTTGGGTTGAACCACAACATGCTTTAATATTTGTGCCAAATAATCCATCTCAATTTATTTATCAAACTGATTTTAATGGTTATAACCAAATGTATTTATACAATACTGATGGAAAACTATTGAAAAATTTAGGGTTTGGTGATGTAATTGTTAAAGATTTTTTAGGTTTTGATAACAGTGCTTCAAAAATCAACTACATAGGTACTGCTAACAATGGTTTAGACCGTCAGTTGTATCAAGTAGATTTAAAATCTGGAAAAACGATTCAGTTAACTTCGATTTCGGGAACGCATAATGCTTCAGTTTCTTCAGACGGAACTATGGTTTTAGATCAATACAGTAATGTTACAACGCCAAATGAGATTTCAATTTTGAACATTAAAACAAAAATGGCGAACACAACTTTAGTTAAAGCTGATAATCCTTTTACTGGTAAAATTGATATGCCAAAAATGGAATTGGTAACAATTACTTCAGCCGATGGGAAAACACCATTAAACGCACGTATTATCTATCCAGCAAATTTTGATGCTGCAAAAAAATATCCAGTAATGGTATATGTGTATGGAGGTTCACATGCTCAATTAGTGACTAACCGATGGTTAGGAGGAGCTGGTTATTTCGATTACTATATGGCACAACAAGGTTATGTGGTTTTCACATTAGATAATAGAGGAAGTGATGCCCGTGGGAAAAAATTCTGTGATGTTAACCACCGTCAGTTGGGAGTAAACGAAATGGCTGACCAAATGAAAGGTGTTGAATTTTTAAAATCTAAATCGTTTGTAGATCAGGATAAAATTGGAGTTTTTGGATGGAGCTTTGGAGGTTTTATGACAACTACTTTAATGACTAATCAAACTGATACGTTTAAAGTTGGAGTAGCAGGTGGTCCAGTAATCGATTGGAAATATTACGAAATCATGTACGGTGAGCGTTATATGGATATGCCACAAGAAAATCCAGAAGGTTATGCAAAAGCTTCTTTATTGGATAAAGCTAAAAATCTAAAAGGACGTTTATTAATAATTCATGGAGCACAAGATCCTGTAGTAGTGCAACAAAACAGTATGAATTTTATCGAGTCTTGTATTAAAGCTGGTAAACAAGTTGATTATTTCTTGTATCCTAATCACGAACACAATGTAGCCGGTAGAGATCGTATTCATATGTATGCTAAAATTGCAGATTATTTTGATACATACTTGAAAAAATAA
- a CDS encoding RluA family pseudouridine synthase has translation MPTSLFQNFKANISGIALPEKFNFPFYYEPHELSQIAAQELQSYLETQSDFEHNFGLNDEQEGLVIGKMFGVLVCQNQQGELGYLWAFSGKLAEQNHHDYFVPTVFDMLDENSFFNLEQDKINAINREIERLESQSDYQKALLDLETIKTEAEQDISRHKANCKIQKADRKEKRAQAEQNLTPEEFQRLIQELNEQSQQEGILLKKMSAYWNYKLVDTQKVVTSFEDKIIALKELRKEKSAALQQRLFAEYSFLNQFGKSKSLGEIFNDNPPAGAGECAAPKLLHYAFQHQLKPICMAEFWWGQSPKSEVRKHKHFYPSCKSKCEPILLGHMLEGIKMDDNPFLENPAEGKDISVIFEDEFLAVINKPAEFLSVPGKEIQDSVYQRVKTLYSNATGPLIVHRLDMSTSGLMLIAKTEKVYVMLQHQFIKPTVKKCYEALLDGVLVDQEGTIDLPLRVDLDDRPRQLVCYEYGKSARTKWETISVENGKTRVHFYPITGRTHQLRVHASHPLGLNTPIVGDDLYGEKADRLHLHAKSLTFIHPITKEVVTLEVNAEF, from the coding sequence ATGCCTACATCTTTATTTCAAAACTTTAAAGCCAATATTTCAGGAATTGCTTTACCTGAAAAATTCAATTTTCCTTTTTATTATGAGCCACATGAGTTAAGTCAAATAGCAGCTCAAGAATTACAGTCTTATCTTGAAACACAATCTGATTTTGAGCATAATTTTGGGTTAAATGACGAACAGGAAGGTTTAGTAATTGGAAAAATGTTTGGCGTTTTAGTTTGCCAAAATCAACAGGGAGAGTTAGGTTATTTATGGGCTTTTTCGGGAAAATTAGCAGAGCAAAATCATCATGATTATTTTGTTCCTACTGTTTTTGATATGTTGGATGAAAATAGTTTTTTTAACCTTGAACAAGATAAAATCAATGCTATAAATAGAGAAATTGAACGGTTAGAGTCTCAAAGTGATTATCAAAAGGCTTTATTAGATTTAGAGACAATTAAAACCGAAGCCGAACAAGATATTTCAAGACATAAAGCAAACTGTAAAATTCAAAAAGCAGATAGAAAAGAAAAACGTGCTCAAGCTGAGCAAAATTTAACTCCAGAAGAATTTCAAAGATTGATTCAAGAATTAAATGAACAAAGCCAGCAGGAAGGAATTTTATTAAAGAAAATGTCAGCTTATTGGAATTATAAACTTGTTGATACACAAAAAGTTGTTACTTCTTTTGAAGATAAAATAATTGCGTTGAAAGAGTTGAGAAAAGAAAAATCGGCGGCTTTACAACAAAGACTTTTCGCAGAGTATTCGTTTTTAAATCAGTTCGGAAAATCTAAAAGTCTCGGTGAAATATTTAATGATAATCCGCCAGCAGGAGCAGGGGAGTGTGCAGCTCCTAAATTACTACATTACGCATTTCAACATCAATTGAAACCTATTTGTATGGCCGAATTTTGGTGGGGACAATCACCAAAATCTGAAGTCAGAAAACACAAACACTTTTACCCATCATGTAAAAGCAAATGCGAGCCTATTTTATTGGGACATATGCTAGAAGGCATCAAAATGGATGATAATCCATTTTTAGAAAATCCAGCTGAAGGAAAAGATATTTCAGTGATTTTTGAAGATGAGTTTTTAGCTGTGATTAATAAACCAGCCGAATTTTTATCGGTACCGGGAAAAGAAATTCAAGATTCGGTTTATCAAAGAGTAAAAACGCTGTACTCAAATGCAACGGGTCCTCTTATTGTACATCGTTTAGATATGTCGACTTCTGGTTTAATGTTAATAGCCAAGACTGAAAAAGTATATGTAATGCTTCAGCATCAATTTATAAAACCTACTGTTAAAAAATGTTATGAAGCGCTTCTTGATGGAGTTTTAGTTGATCAAGAAGGAACCATTGATTTACCTCTCCGAGTAGATTTAGATGACAGACCTCGACAATTGGTGTGTTATGAGTACGGTAAATCCGCAAGAACTAAATGGGAAACAATTTCTGTAGAAAATGGAAAAACGCGCGTTCATTTTTATCCTATAACTGGTAGAACACATCAGTTGCGAGTTCACGCTTCACATCCTTTAGGATTAAATACTCCAATTGTT